In Pseudoliparis swirei isolate HS2019 ecotype Mariana Trench chromosome 11, NWPU_hadal_v1, whole genome shotgun sequence, a genomic segment contains:
- the znf292a gene encoding zinc finger protein 292a isoform X1 — protein MSLLPYGRIFSPPRSLLQESGSTQLCLLSVLAQQDGVWSNNTLSIIMSNQTPQIEQVHEYLELEGAQLLNMRIKHLIKMESVDKAAVLAKMCSEYPGYEGKGNFKQTYLMCICMTKSQEQQMEEIASIDCKDALEMICNLESEGDEKGALCLCSAFLKRQLLQGDVYCAWELTLFWSKLLMRLELSSDAFLGHGKAMALLCRSVCHILFLIKVIQNEVGEMGLPVCVEMCIQALKMTSNDHKDSKSTMCKTISCLLPTDLEVKRACQLTEFLLQPTVDSYYAVESLYNEPDQKSEEDESLPVPNSLRCELLLAFKTQWPFDPEFWDWKTLKRNCLALMGEEAAIVSSIDTLNDTDEQEVENALGKLPEYRDLEDFLLTTTNELNEITDEREKNREAKKLREQGFVSARFRNWRAYMQYCVLCDKEFLGHRIVRHAQKHFKDGVYLCPICADSFETREILEPHVASHVKQSCKERLAAMKAARKATKPPQSPKSPSSMSKVAAKVSISPVKIESLNSEQLVSPIKIEQTTSDAHISQDCFCPVKNCSKAFKFFRNLMAHVRSHKDDEEAMRFLEIQKQKVVCQYCRRQFVNVRHLNDHLQMHCGSKPYICIQLDCKANFNSNSELLMHRKTHPEFKAQCMFPNCGQVFSEAYLLYDHEAQHYLTYTCQTENCGKIFYSQAQFLSHQDNHRTNNAVNSFPITDQNPPDTSIVEPPTESAQSNENNDSEVVCIESEHEMEASKSNSSPCSLPDLAKEPIPVRVKHSIESMLNPAGEAEITEPDKCYTPLTNPTPAPSDVKPTPDAPHAHDKVAGHGETLPVNPIPSTTNPVASQPEEGLNNVQGNELTKAIPQIISPSQIKTEIACSLQGYPSSSPAVAAGNEENLHCCPYNDCTRAYSTNKSLSRHVKKQHPEIFEDWKLAKKYNKVAKITAKKAQSGPVSPSQSQNQGNRLSNQEGILCNKPGMQQMDFSIASSTSPAQCYPGSMEPVPITPMVNPTLYPSWVNPNNSSEMMQSDMSQSWSSPLMNNCYPDAFNPNEYPPRDWQADSYQTTASLPSDRDHSMAATHGPSVSQAPSVSSLMSQYVSSSLMLDNGGQIHNGGHQYGLMHPEGSGDREDVGKRSASLTSQLDNGNSISTFDSLPEGSYQTPYAQSENSCLTQDSSVDIPMKCLSPEAQVALKAPHEIIKTERVSTPCYEQRDNSVDGMLSPNSVIHTDFPYEEDCPSADCEATPADEKVGDPDIQKGKRGRLSKRTKWPAIIKDGKVICRRCFREFTSTKSLGGHLSKRSQCRPVEEIDLTADLPSSFLEFLNDSTVPDNNGAIFDLSNGDFSQESCSLTTLTSPMVLKQEPQNTNIMDYSNSICVSPEHQQQKAGELATPSLAGHHQEDHLMEISHAFQRLDLIEAAQVKMRSALLLEQNVSHCDTAHKVEKSKILSKSDDKLSEKIGKPFKCDQDECDYSFMTKEALFKHLTKMHDYTHEMIEDLKKNPAKFSPYPCQICPKTFTRTTGLRIHYEKVHRLSKADIQKLKISARNRRAFRLNKDDVFISRVTTDANSSHTTQSAVGVPAIKQEPLDIAIAPQTNNENNPQVPQMTLSGATGAQLPPPQNYMTERSFCEMEPSGHEKAPEQSGVAVVNKSPDVKQKSSGQEKLSPVVKTKKQHGRSDAFGKVEEPMSSPFAASASSPEKPSSSKNTPTKDEAQRKEKAQKRLSLKMCEIDAYSPYRPYRCVHDGCTAAFTIQHNLILHYRAMHQASLPAGKTEPDTENTSVENGQECYQSIDQEDEVRCQVKNCSRVFMGITGLVQHYLLLHKFSRDKATTMMASMTIGTFNCDRPECTLPFDSVEKYIEHIKNYHKEIAISESGLVDQTFKCEFETCDRVYTTKSNLLRHLIKKHEYVYDPKTSDGRRTKSMGLFLGDNGKENVDNKFKLKKKNSKKKDGKSIEHWTSFGKPTLKSHEEASAMCTKKSALQYPCMITGCDAVERAERSIFKHYTTHGLTERYIEDHRSQFIFCKKYSRSRFKDSSKSEGASGSSSEETEPDDGDKASEQKSDELVDRIGHDDSKLSNDDSAESQASTGTEGGTKRGRPKKPAHPTPACPERMQTLRTRSTVNSSRENSNPGTPTAQEQRDDGVLPGSFKPLGLEDSFLKFLETAESTHSSKRKSNDKSSAELPSKRQQTHKQKSAMKSKVTGCENLVDFRNPLNLKSVSNVKIVVDKTFSDGADLLLKQLQDMKPIVKIKKWLYSGS, from the exons ATGTCCCTGTTGCCTTATGGGAGGATTTTCAGTCCTCCACGAAG CCTCTTACAAGAAAGTGGGAGCACACAGCTTTGCCTGCTCTCAGTTCTTGCGCAACAGGATGGCGTCTGGTCTAACAACACACTAAGcatcatcatgtccaatcaaACCCCTCAAATTGAGCAAG ttCACGAGTATCTTGAGTTGGAAGGTGCCCAACTTCTGAACATGAGAATAAAACATCTAATTAAAATGGAGAGTGTTGATAAAGCTGCTGTACTGGCGAAAATGTGCTCAGAGTATCCGGGATATGAAGGAAAAGGAAACTTCAAGCAAACCTACTTGATGTGCATCTGCATGACAAAAAGTCAGGAGCAGCAAATGGAAGAG ATTGCATCAATAGACTGTAAAGATGCCCTTGAAATGATCTGCAACTTGGAGTCAGAGGGGGATGAGAAAGGAGCTCTCTGTTTATGTTCTGCCTTTCTCAAGCGACAGCTACTTCAAGGAGATGTTTATTGTGCCTG GGAGCTCACACTGTTCTGGAGTAAGCTACTTATGCGTTTAGAGTTGTCATCTGATGCATTTCTTGGACACGGCAAAGCCATGGCTCTTCTCTGTAGAAGCGTCTGTCATATTCTGTTCCTTATCAAAGTAATCCAAAACGAG GTTGGAGAGATGGGGCTTCCAGTGTGCGTAGAAATGTGCATTCAAGCTCTGAAAATGACATCAAATGACCATAAAGATAGCAAGTCCACCATGTGCAAGACAATTTCCTGCCTCTTGCCAACTGATCTAGAGGTTAAGCGTGCATGCCAGTTAACAGAGTTCCTCCTTCAGCCTACCGTTGACTCGTATTATGCTGTGGAGTCACTGTACAACGAACCCGACCAAAAGTCTGAGGAGGACGAGAGTCTACCAGTGCCCAATTCATTACGTTGCGAGTTACTGCTGGCCTTCAAGACACAGTGGCCTTTTGATCCAGAGTTCTGGGACTGGAAAACACTGAAACGCAACTGCTTGGCCCTGATGGGAGAGGAGGCAGCTATTGTGTCATCCATTGACACACTCAATGATACAGATGAACAGGAGGTGGAAAATGCACTTGGCAAACTCCCGGAATACAGAGACTTGGAGGATTTTCTGCTAACCACTACGAATGAACTAAATGAAATCACGGATGAAAGGGAGAAAAACAGAGAAGCTAAAAAACTTCGGGAGCAGGGTTTTGTGTCCGCCCGGTTCAGAAATTGGCGAGCCTACATgcagtattgtgttttgtgtgacaAGGAGTTCTTGGGTCACCGAATTGTTCGCCATGCACAGAAGCACTTCAAAGATGGAGTGTATCTTTGTCCAATTTGTGCTGACAGTTTTGAAACGAGGGAGATTTTGGAGCCACATGTAGCATCCCATGTAAAGCAATCTTGCAAAGAGAGACTAGCTGCAATGAAAGCTGCTCGGAAGGCAACCAAACCACCTCAATCCCCTAAAAGTCCATCGTCAATGTCAAAGGTTGCTGCCAAGGTGAGCATTAGTCCTGTTAAAATTGAATCTCTTAACAGCGAACAATTGGTGTCTCCTATTAAGATCGAACAAACTACATCTGACGCACATATAAGTCAAGACTGTTTCTGTCCTGTCAAAAACTGTTCCAAGGCTTTCAAGTTTTTCCGCAACCTCATGGCTCACGTCAGATCTCACAAGGACGACGAAGAGGCCATGAGGTTTTTAGAGATACAAAAACAGAAAGTGGTATGCCAGTATTGCAGACGGCAATTTGTAAATGTCAGACATCTTAATGATCATTTGCAGATGCACTGTGGCAGCAAACCATACATCTGCATACAGTTGGATTGCAAGGCCAACTTTAACTCCAATTCTGAGCTTCTAATGCATAGAAAAACACATCCTGAATTTAAGGCCCAGTGCATGTTCCCTAACTGTGGCCAAGTTTTCAGCGAGGCCTACCTGTTGTATGATCACGAGGCTCAGCATTACCTTACTTACACCTGCCAAACAGAAAACTGTGGCAAAATATTCTACTCACAGGCTCAATTCTTGTCTCACCAAGATAATCACAGGACAAACAATGCAGTTAACAGTTTTCCCATCACAGATCAAAACCCTCCTGATACTTCAATAGTAGAACCACCCACCGAGAGCGCCCAGAGCAATGAAAACAACGACTCTGAAGTTGTCTGCATTGAAAGCGAACACGAGATGGAGGCATCAAAGTCAAACTCGTCACCATGCAGTTTACCTGACCTTGCTAAAGAACCTATTCCTGTGAGAGTGAAACACTCGATTGAAAGCATGCTAAATCCTGCGGGAGAAGCTGAAATCACAGAACCAGACAAATGCTACACTCCGCTAACAAACCCCACTCCAGCACCTTCTGATGTGAAGCCCACACCGGACGCTCCTCATGCACACGATAAGGTGGCTGGACATGGTGAGACCCTTCCAGTCAATCCTATACCGAGTACAACAAACCCTGTGGCAAGTCAACCGGAAGAGGGGCTTAATAATGTTCAGGGCAATGAACTCACAAAAGCGATTCCACAAATAATTTCTCCAAGTCAAATCAAGACAGAAATTGCTTGTTCACTGCAAGGATATCCTTCCAGCTCGCCTGCTGTAGCTGCTGGCAATGAAGAGAACCTGCATTGCTGCCCATATAATGACTGTACAAGGGCATACAGTACAAACAAAAGTCTGTCCAGGCATGTGAAGAAGCAACACCCTGAAATATTTGAAGATTGGAAATTGGCAAAGAAGTATAACAAAGTGGCCAAAATTACAGCAAAAAAGGCACAGAGTGGGCCAGTTTCGCCTAGTCAGTCTCAGAACCAGGGGAACAGGCTGTCAAATCAGGAAGGAATACTATGCAACAAACCTGGGATGCAGCAAATGGATTTCTCAATAGCATCTTCAACCTCCCCGGCCCAGTGTTATCCTGGATCAATGGAGCCTGTGCCTATTACTCCAATGGTGAACCCCACACTGTACCCATCATGGGTAAACCCAAATAATTCTTCCGAAATGATGCAGTCAGACATGTCACAGTCATGGTCTTCACCTCTGATGAATAACTGCTATCCAGATGCCTTCAACCCGAATGAGTACCCCCCTCGGGACTGGCAGGCAGATTCGTACCAAACCACAGCATCTCTCCCGTCTGATAGAGATCATTCAATGGCAGCTACACATGGGCCCTCTGTGTCACAAGCGCCTTCAGTTTCAAGTTTGATGTCTCAGTATGTGTCAAGTTCTCTGATGCTTGACAATGGAGGGCAAATACATAATGGAGGGCATCAGTATGGACTAATGCATCCAGAGGGCAGTGGAGATCGCGAGGATGTGGGGAAAAGAAGTGCAAGTCTGACGAGCCAGTTGGATAATGGAAACAGTATCTCAACATTTGATAGCCTCCCTGAAGGAAGTTACCAGACTCCATATGCCCAGAGTGAAAACTCTTGTCTTACTCAAGACTCGTCAGTTGATATTCCCATGAAATGTCTGAGCCCCGAGGCCCAAGTTGCATTAAAAGCTCCACATGAAATCATCAAAACAGAGAGGGTGTCCACTCCTTGTTATGAACAGAGAGACAACTCTGTGGATGGCATGCTCAGTCCAAACAGTGTCATTCACACAGATTTCCCTTACGAAGAGGACTGCCCTAGTGCTGACTGTGAGGCTACCCCTGCAGATGAGAAAGTCGGGGATCCTGACATTCAGAAAGGAAAACGCGGTAGATTGAGTAAGAGAACCAAATGGCCAGCCATCATTAAGGACGGCAAAGTCATCTGCAGGAGATGCTTCAGAGAGTTCACGAGCACCAAGTCTCTCGGAGGTCACTTGTCTAAACGGTCTCAGTGCAGACCTGTAGAGGAAATTGACCTAACTGCTGATCTGCCATCATCTTTCCTGGAATTTCTCAATGACTCCACCGTCCCTGATAATAACGGAGCAATATTCGACCTGTCAAATGGGGATTTCTCACAAGAATCTTGTAGCTTGACCACTTTGACTTCACCCATGGTGTTGAAACAGGAGCCCCAAAATACGAATATAATGGACTATTCCAACTCCATATGTGTTTCTCCTGAACACCAGCAACAGAAGGCAGGAGAGTTGGCTACTCCGTCACTCGCTGGACATCATCAAGAGGATCACTTGATGGAAATTTCACATGCCTTTCAAAGGTTGGATTTGATTGAGGCAGCACAAGTAAAGATGCGGAGTGCTCTGTTGTTGGAGCAAAATGTCAGTCATTGTGACACAGCCCATAAAGTTGAAAAAAGTAAGATACTGAGTAAAAGTGATGACAAGCTTTCTGAAAAGATCGGCAAACCTTTTAAATGTGACCAGGATGAGTGTGATTACTCATTCATGACAAAGGAGGCGTTATTCAAACATTTAACTAAAATGCACGATTACACTCATGAAATGATAGAAGATCTGAAAAAAAACCCAGCCAAATTTTCTCCATATCCTTGTCAGATTTGCCCCAAAACCTTCACGAGAACGACAGGTTTGAGAATTCACTATGAAAAGGTCCACCGGTTGTCAAAGGCAGACATACAGAAGCTAAAGATCAGTGCTCGAAACAGGCGTGCATTTAGACTGAACAAGGATGACGTGTTTATTAGCCGGGTGACCACTGATGCCAATTCCAGTCACACAACGCAGTCTGCAGTTGGAGTACCTGCTATCAAACAAGAACCACTTGACATTGCAATTGCACCTCAAACAAACAATGAGAACAATCCACAAGTTCCTCAAATGACTTTGTCTGGAGCTACAGGTGCACAACTACCACCGCCTCAAAACTACATGACTGAGAGGTCGTTCTGTGAGATGGAACCATCAGGTCACGAAAAAGCCCCGGAGCAATCTGGAGTGGCTGTTGTAAACAAGAGTCCAGATGTGAAACAGAAATCCAGTGGACAAGAGAAACTCAGTCCAGTTGTCAAAACCAAGAAGCAGCACGGACGAtcagatgcatttggcaaagTCGAGGAGCCAATGTCCAGCCCTTTTGCTGcatctgcttcctccccagagaaACCCAGCAGCTCCAAAAACACACCAACGAAGGACGAAGCCCAGAGGAAAGAGAAAGCTCAGAAAAGGTTGAGCCTCAAAATGTGCGAAATAGACGCCTACAGCCCATATAGACCATATCGCTGTGTTCATGATGGATGCACTGCTGCATTCACCATCCAACACAATCTGATTCTACATTACAGGGCCATGCATCAGGCATCCCTGCCCGCGGGCAAGACTGAACCAGACACTGAAAACACAAGTGTCGAAAATGGACAGGAGTGCTATCAGAGCATAGACCAAGAAGATGAAGTCAGGTGTCAGGTGAAAAACTGCTCACGCGTGTTCATGGGAATCACAGGGTTAGTGCAGCACTACCTGTTACTCCACAAGTTCAGTCGTGACAAAGCTACCACCATGATGGCCAGCATGACCATAGGGACTTTCAACTGTGACCGGCCAGAGTGCACTCTCCCCTTCGACTCTGTGGAAAAGTACATTGAGCACATTAAGAATTACCACAAGGAAATCGCCATCTCTGAGAGCGGCTTAGTTGATCAAACTTTCAAATGCGAGTTTGAGACTTGCGACCGCGTTTACACGACAAAATCAAACCTCCTACGTCACCTGATAAAAAAGCATGAATATGTTTATGATCCCAAAACAAGTGACGGAAGACGGACTAAATCGATGGGGCTGTTCCTGGGGGATAATGGCAAAGAGAATGTTGACAACAAATTcaaattgaagaagaaaaactctAAAAAGAAGGATGGGAAGTCCATTGAACACTGGACTAGTTTTGGAAAGCCTACGTTAAAATCCCACGAAGAGGCATCAGCCATGTGCACCAAGAAGTCTGCACTGCAGTACCCATGCATGATAACAGGCTGCGATGCAGTGGAGCGGGCGGAAAGAAGTATATTTAAACATTACACAACCCATGGTCTCACAGAGAGATACATTGAAGACCACAGGAGTCAGTTCATTTTCTGCAAAAAGTATTCACGCTCCAGATTCAAAGATTCCAGCAAGTCTGAGGGCGCATCAGGCTCCTCTTCTGAGGAGACGGAGCCAGATGACGGCGACAAGGCCAGTGAGCAGAAATCCGATGAGCTCGTGGATCGAATAGGCCACGACGACAGCAAGCTGTCCAACGATGATAGTGCAGAATCGCAAGCTTCCACTGGGACAGAAGGAGGGACGAAAAGAGGCCGTCCCAAAAAGCCTGCTCATCCTACACCTGCTTGTCCGGAGAGGATGCAGACCCTTAGGACTCGTTCGACTGTTAACAGTTCAAGAGAGAACTCAAATCCTGGTACCCCTACAGCCCAAGAACAACGTGACGACGGGGTTTTGCCGGGGTCTTTCAAGCCTTTAGGACTGGAGGACTCTTTCCTTAAGTTCTTGGAGACCGCCGAGTCAACCCACTCTTCCAAACGCAAATCAAATGACAAATCTAGTGCTGAACTGCCGTCCAAAAGACAACAAACTCACAAACAGAAATCTGCAATGAAGAGTAAAGTAACAGGCTGTGAAAATCTAGTCGACTTCAGAAATCCACTTAATCTCAAATCAGTGAGCAATGTCAAGATTGTCGTTGATAAAACATTTTCAGACGGTGCTGATCTTTTGCTAAAACAGCTTCAAGACATGAAGCCCatagtcaaaataaaaaagtggctTTATAGCGGATCATAG